Proteins found in one Arachis stenosperma cultivar V10309 chromosome 8, arast.V10309.gnm1.PFL2, whole genome shotgun sequence genomic segment:
- the LOC130944690 gene encoding UDP-galactose/UDP-glucose transporter 5-like, with the protein MAEESSSSISADSRDTNKLWKGTFAVSGIMVTLVTYGVLQEKIMRIPYGAEKEYFKYSLFLVFCNRITTSAVSAGSLLASKKTMDPVAPIYKYCLVSISNILTTTCQYEALKYVSFPVQTLAKCAKMIPVMVWGTLIMQKRYQGPDYMLAFLVTLGCSVFILYPAGSEISPYSRGRENTVWGVLLMVGYLGFDGFTSTFQDKLFKGYDMEIHNQIFYTTLCSCILSFTGLILQGHLIPAIEFVYHHHDCFFDIVLLSTVATASQFFISYTIRTFGALTFATIMTTRQLVSIMLSCMWFSHPLSLEQWIGAVIVFGSLYAKSFMKKPPPKTTSSVALVQNGESSNLKVNP; encoded by the exons ATGGCGGAAGAATCAAGCTCTTCTATTTCAGCTGATTCCAGAGACACTAACAAATTATGGAAGGGCACGTTTGCTGTCTCTGGTATCATGGTTACCCTTGTCACCTATGGCGTCTTGCAG GAAAAGATCATGAGAATACCATATGGGGCAGAAAAGGAGTACTTTAAGTATTCACTCTTTCTTGTTTTCTGCAATCGTATCACGACATCTGCTGTTTCCGCTGGTTCTTTGTTG GCAAGTAAAAAAACAATGGACCCTGTTGCTCCCATTTATAAGTATTGTCTCGTCTCAATATCAAATATACTGACCACAACTTGTCAATATGAG GCCCTCAAGTATGTTAGCTTTCCTGTTCAAACTCTTGCAAAGTGTGCAAAAATGATACCAGTTATG GTCTGGGGTACACTCATAATGCAGAAGAGATATCAGGGACCTGACTATATGCTGGCTTTTTTAGTTACCCTTGGCTGCTCAGTATTTATCTTATATCCG GCAGGATCAGAAATAAGTCCATACAGTAGAGGAAGGGAAAATACGGTTTGGGGCGTTCTTTTAATGGTTGGCTATCTTGG GTTTGATGGCTTCACAAGCACATTCCAGGATAAGCTGTTTAAAGGCTATGACATGGAGATACACAATCAGATATTTTATACCACATTGTGTTCTTGTATTCTTAGCTTCACAG GTCTTATCTTGCAAGGACATTTAATACCAGCAATAGAGTTTGTTTATCACCATCATGATTGTTTCTTTGACATAGTATTGCTTTCAACG GTTGCAACGGCTAGTCAATTTTTTATATCCTACACAATTCGCACTTTTGGTGCTCTAACATTTGCTACCATAATGACCACAAGACAG TTGGTGAGCATTATGCTTTCATGCATGTGGTTTTCGCATCCTCTTAGCTTGGAACAGTGGATTGGAGCC GTCATTGTCTTTGGATCCCTTTATGCGAAAAGCTTCATGAAGAAACCACCTCCAAAAACAACCTCATCTGTAGCACTTGTTCAAAATGGAGAATCGAGTAATTTGAAAGTTAACCCTTGA
- the LOC130945685 gene encoding RING-H2 finger protein ATL47-like gives MEGKDREVLCLFIGCCTLFLVVNFSDILLCVFLKAYRFLIRCPSSSEVNPSSSPNDLQHHQVVIESFPDISSLQSDGLDSSVISSLPVSEFENVGDHKSINADCVICLGEFEKGEKLKLLPQCAHAFHVSCIDAWFQSHSNCPLCRSQVHHVEDAIAGYSVSSYPLLETLRREDFSRDSDELIRSVRSEVIQSWASRPHTL, from the coding sequence ATGGAAGGGAAGGATAGGGAAGTACTTTGTTTATTTATAGGCTGCTGTACTCTTTTCCTTGTAGTCAATTTCTCCGACATTCTCTTGTGTGTCTTCTTGAAAGCATACCGTTTTCTCATTAGGTGTCCTTCCTCCTCGGAAGTTAACCCTTCAAGCTCCCCTAATGATCTGCAGCATCATCAAGTTGTCATTGAGTCCTTCCCTGATATCTCTTCTCTTCAAAGCGACGGCTTAGACAGCTCCGTGATAAGTTCTCTTCCGGTGTCGGAGTTCGAAAATGTGGGAGACCACAAGTCTATTAACGCAGATTGTGTCATTTGTCTCGGGGAATTTGAAAAAGGGGAGAAGCTTAAGCTGCTTCCTCAATGTGCTCATGCTTTCCATGTTTCTTGCATAGATGCATGGTTTCAGTCTCATTCCAATTGCCCACTTTGCAGGTCCCAAGTCCATCATGTTGAAGATGCTATCGCcgggtattcagtgtcttcgtATCCATTGCTGGAAACTCTGAGGAGGGAAGACTTTTCCCGAGACAGCGATGAACTAATCCGATCCGTTCGGTCTGAGGTCATACAAAGCTGGGCAAGTAGACCACACACTCTCTAA
- the LOC130944123 gene encoding monofunctional riboflavin biosynthesis protein RIBA 3, chloroplastic translates to MDSASFFPHPLICHVITSSSLQQRSYSSHHNNHSGRFGIWRNNRLLNSASCAIGYDFFDENGNLKRNNENGSLLDDASKQFSSSSSSSSAPFGTLNAEITQETTDFFVSDAEGDPDCPSKGYSSIEQALNALRQGKFVIVVDDENGDVEGNLVMAASLTSTKDIAFLIRHGSGIVSVGMKQEDLQRLNLPLMSPETEDEDSSAPTFTITVDAKFGTSTGVSAADRAKTVLALSSPESNSEDFRKPGHVFPLKYRNGGVLRRAGHTEASVDLVSLAGLPPVSVLSALVNDEDGSMSSLPTLTNLALEYNFPIVSITDLIRYRRKREELVVRTCVSRLPTKWGDFEAYCYSSKLDGTEHVAVVKGEIGDGQDVLVRVHSECLTGDIFGSARCDCGNQLDLAMQLIEEAGRGVVVYLRGHEGRGIGLGHKLKAYNLQDQGHDTVQANIELGLAVDAREYGIGAQILRDIGVRTMRLMTNNPAKFVGLKGYGLAVIGRVPVLTPITEENKRYLETKRIKMGHVYASDLQGSLPGFNHDSTVNKQDSQENT, encoded by the exons ATGGACTCAGCTTCATTCTTCCCTCATCCTTTGATTTGCCACGTCATCACCAGCTCAAG CTTGCAACAACGATCATATAGCAGTCATCATAATAATCACAGTGGGAGATTTGGCATATGGAGGAACAACAGGTTGTTGAATTCAGCTTCTTGTGCTATTGGATATGACTTCTTTGATGAAAATGGTAACCTGAAAAGGAACAATGAAAATGGGTCCCTCTTAGATGATGCTTCAAAACAGTTTTcctcgtcttcttcttcttcttcagcacCATTTGGAACATTGAACGCTGAAATAACACAGGAAACTACTGATTTCTTTGTGAGTGATGCTGAAGGTGATCCAGATTGTCCCTCTAAGGGTTACTCTTCCATTGAGCAAGCACTTAATGCACTTCGCCAAGGAAAG ttTGTGATTGTGGTAGATGATGAAAATGGTGATGTTGAAGGAAACCTTGTAATGGCAGCATCTCTTACTAGTACCAAGGATATAGCCTTTTTGATTAGGCATGGATCAGGGATTGTTTCTGTTGGCATGAAACAAGAGGATCTTCAAAGACTCAACCTTCCTCTCATGTCACCAGAAACTGAAGATGAAGATTCTTCAGCCCCAACCTTTACTATCACAGTG GACGCAAAATTTGGAACTTCAACAGGCGTATCGGCCGCGGACAGAGCGAAAACAGTTCTTGCTCTATCATCTCCAGAGTCTAACTCAGAAGATTTTAGAAAGCCAGGTCATGTGTTTCCCTTGAAGTACAGAAATGGTGGGGTTCTAAGGAGAGCAGGTCACACGGAGGCTTCAGTTGATCTGGTTTCACTTGCTGGATTGCCACCAGTTTCTGTTCTTTCAGCTCTTGTTAATGATGAGGATGGTTCCATGTCTTCTTTGCCCACTCTAACAAACTTAGCATTGGAATACAACTTTCCTATTGTCTCCATCACTGATTTGATAAG GTACCGGAGAAAGCGCGAAGAATTGGTTGTAAGAACTTGTGTTTCAAGGTTGCCTACGAAATGGGGTGATTTTGAAGCATATTGCTACAGCTCAAAGTTAGATGGAACTGAACATGTGGCTGTTGTGAAG GGAGAGATAGGAGATGGACAAGATGTGCTAGTGAGAGTGCATTCAGAATGTTTAACTGGTGACATATTTGGATCAGCTCGGTGTGACTGTGGAAACCAACTAGATTTGGCAATGCAGTTAATAGAAGAAGCAGGAAGAGGAGTAGTTGTGTATCTTAGAGGTCATGAAGGAAGAGGCATTGGACTTGGTCACAAACTTAAAGCCTATAATTTACAGGACCAAGGACATGACACTGTCCAAGCCAACATTGAACTTGGTTTAGCCGTTGATGCTCGTGAGTATGGGATTGGAGCCCAG ATTCTGAGAGACATAGGAGTTCGAACTATGCGGCTAATGACTAACAACCCAGCCAAGTTTGTTGGTCTAAAAGGGTATGGTTTGGCAGTCATAGGGCGTGTTCCTGTGTTGACACCAATCACAGAGGAAAACAAGCGCTACCTCGAAACTAAAAGGATAAAGATGGGTCATGTTTATGCCTCTGATTTACAAGGATCATTACCTGGATTCAACCATGATTCAACTGTAAATAAACAAGACTCACAAGAGAATACATAG
- the LOC130943695 gene encoding 60S ribosomal protein L23a-like encodes MAPAKVDSSKKADPKAQALKTAKAVKSGATFKKKAKKIRTKVTFHRPKTLKKDRNPKYPRISAPPRNKLDHYQILKYPLTTESAMKKIEDNNTLVFIVDLRADKKKIKDAVKKMYDIQAKKVNTLIRPDGTKKAYVRLTPDYDALDVANKIGII; translated from the exons ATGGCCCCAGCTAAAG TTGATAGTTCAAAGAAGGCTGATCCAAAGGCTCAGGCCTTGAAAACTGCTAAGGCAGTGAAGTCAGGTGCTACCTTTAAGAAGAAGGCCAAGAAGATCAGAACAAAGGTCACATTCCATCGCCCTAAGACTTTGAAGAAGGATAGGAACCCCAAATACCCCCGCATTAGTGCCCCACCAAGGAACAAGCTTGACCATTATCAAATTCTGAAATACCCTCTCACAACCGAGTCGGCAATGAAGAAGATTGAAGACAACAACACTTTGGTTTTCATTGTTGACTTGCGTGCTGACAAGAAGAAGATCAAAGACGCAGTGAAGAAAATGTATGACATCCAGGCCAAGAAAGTGAACACTTTGATCAG GCCTGATGGAACCAAGAAGGCTTATGTTAGGTTGACACCTGATTATGATGCCTTGGATGTAGCAAACAAGATTGGAATCATCTAA
- the LOC130943930 gene encoding uncharacterized protein LOC130943930, protein MEDPLGSIFNSHHESADELRQKLSLTRIELETLRIENVELTNLLNTAQKERDEARNQLQKMMKALKMMKGFCVENNSNSKNNNLVSLAAIANSTKANSSITESNSLSRVSSPVDAVSSSPEFSNMNVNNVVDSGCFFYEKPDLDPADALIECLAKGKVLPQQGKLLDAVVDAGPLLRSLIPAGPLPTFRNPPPLQDIKVPPLSVKGLDSFATTTNTCSWNSPSSVLNFGGGGGSWNSVLPLTSNVSGVMKCAPSRVVRQRI, encoded by the exons ATGGAAGACCCCTTAGGTTCCATATTCAATTCCCATCACGAG AGTGCTGATGAGTTGAGACAAAAGCTGAGCCTAACAAGAATCGAACTCGAGACTTTAAGAATCGAGAACGTGGAACTGACGAACCTTTTGAACACGGCACAAAAAGAGAGAGACGAAGCGAGAAACCAGCTTCAGAAGATGATGAAAGCACTGAAAATGATGAAGGGTTTTTGTGTTGAAAACAACAGCAACAGCAAGAACAACAACCTCGTATCACTTGCCGCCATTGCTAACAGCACTAAAGCAAACTCAAGCATCACAGAATCAAACAGCCTCTCACGAGTTTCTTCTCCCGTTGATGCTGTTTCTTCATCACCAGAATTCTCAAACATGAACGTTAACAACGTTGTTGACTCTGGTTGTTTCTTCTATGAGAAGCCTGATCTTGATCCTGCGGATGCATTGATTGAGTGTCTCGCCAAGGGGAAAGTGTTGCCGCAGCAGGGGAAGCTTCTTGATGCTGTGGTGGACGCAGGTCCATTGCTCCGGTCTCTCATTCCGGCGGGGCCTCTTCCCACGTTTCGAAACCCGCCGCCATTGCAGGACATCAAGGTTCCACCACTTTCAGTCAAGGGACTTGATTCCTTTGCAACAACAACAAACACTTGTTCTTGGAATTCACCTTCCTCTGTTCTCAActttggtggtggtggtggttcttggaaCAGTGTGTTGCCGTTGACTTCAAATGTTTCTGGAGTCATGAAGTGTGCACCGTCAAGGGTTGTGAGACAAAGGATTTGA